One stretch of Roseimicrobium sp. ORNL1 DNA includes these proteins:
- a CDS encoding CocE/NonD family hydrolase, producing MPRLCRLAFWYCLLAALVPVTLLAGAVSKPLPKLDVPGVREEHVMIPMRDGVKLSAYLYFPESASQEKLPALFEQRYAEITGLGTRKAAASLAAQGFVVAMVNYRGTHESEGVWVSYRATQWGKERDGWDVCEWLATQPWSTGKIGTFGSSQGGYVQNYLAVTQPPHLVAQYMVDTGLSLFHEGYRLGGATRPERYKAMGKVASNYADHEALLKTWDRHPDYDGYWRAEDCKPYFGKMNVPCFTIGSWYDFMNQGSIMSFQGRQKLGGPKSRDNQWLLLGPWLHGRLNKGSKVGELTYPENATWPELEHMTRWFNYWLKGEANGIEKEPKARWYVMGATGENGSPGNTWSEAADWPPALKEKRLFLNADGLLGMRRSNAVGSRTSYASDPRKPMNIPGTSFPGAKDASAFEQQAEVRTWTTEPLTEPMEWTGEVKAELYISSTAPDTDFIVRVSDVYPDGRSMLLMDYPMRARYRDGFDKQRLLTPTNAEALATRNDPRTDEIAKLSMHVGWTSIIFNKGHRIRITIASTGAPLYEPNNQTGGRQTMDWMKDTQTAINTIWHDRARPSCLRVPLRVVGK from the coding sequence ATGCCCCGTCTCTGCCGCCTCGCCTTCTGGTATTGCCTGCTCGCCGCCCTAGTTCCTGTCACCCTCCTTGCCGGAGCTGTCTCCAAGCCTTTGCCAAAGCTCGATGTCCCAGGCGTTCGCGAAGAGCACGTGATGATCCCCATGAGGGACGGCGTGAAGCTCTCCGCATACCTCTATTTCCCGGAGTCCGCTTCGCAGGAAAAGCTGCCCGCCCTCTTTGAGCAGCGTTACGCAGAAATCACCGGCCTGGGCACGCGGAAGGCCGCGGCGTCACTGGCGGCTCAGGGCTTCGTGGTGGCCATGGTGAACTACCGCGGCACCCATGAGAGCGAGGGCGTCTGGGTGAGTTACCGCGCCACCCAGTGGGGGAAGGAGCGCGATGGCTGGGATGTGTGCGAGTGGCTCGCGACCCAGCCGTGGAGCACGGGGAAAATCGGCACCTTCGGCAGCTCGCAGGGTGGCTATGTGCAGAACTATCTCGCCGTCACGCAGCCTCCCCACCTGGTGGCCCAGTACATGGTGGACACCGGATTGAGCCTCTTCCACGAAGGCTACCGCCTCGGCGGCGCCACACGTCCGGAGCGCTACAAGGCCATGGGCAAGGTGGCAAGCAACTACGCCGACCATGAGGCCCTGCTCAAGACATGGGACCGCCATCCGGACTACGACGGCTATTGGAGGGCAGAGGACTGCAAACCCTACTTCGGCAAGATGAACGTGCCCTGCTTCACCATCGGAAGCTGGTATGACTTCATGAATCAGGGCAGCATCATGAGCTTCCAGGGAAGGCAGAAACTCGGCGGCCCAAAGTCCCGCGACAATCAATGGCTGCTGCTCGGCCCGTGGCTCCATGGACGCCTCAACAAAGGCAGCAAGGTGGGTGAGCTCACCTACCCGGAGAATGCGACGTGGCCGGAGCTGGAACACATGACCCGCTGGTTCAACTACTGGCTCAAGGGTGAAGCGAACGGCATTGAAAAGGAACCCAAGGCCCGCTGGTATGTGATGGGCGCGACGGGCGAGAATGGCTCTCCCGGAAACACGTGGAGCGAAGCTGCCGATTGGCCACCTGCCCTGAAGGAGAAACGCCTCTTCTTGAATGCCGATGGTCTGCTGGGCATGCGACGCAGCAATGCGGTGGGTTCACGCACGAGCTATGCCAGCGATCCGCGCAAGCCCATGAATATTCCCGGCACCTCATTCCCCGGTGCGAAGGATGCGAGTGCTTTCGAGCAGCAAGCCGAAGTGCGTACTTGGACCACCGAGCCTCTCACCGAGCCCATGGAGTGGACCGGTGAAGTGAAGGCAGAGCTGTACATCTCCTCCACGGCACCGGACACCGACTTCATCGTGCGCGTGAGTGACGTGTATCCGGACGGCCGCAGCATGCTGCTCATGGATTACCCCATGCGCGCCCGCTACCGCGATGGCTTCGACAAGCAACGCCTCCTCACGCCGACCAATGCTGAGGCACTCGCCACACGCAACGATCCCCGCACCGATGAAATAGCGAAGCTCAGCATGCACGTCGGCTGGACGAGCATCATCTTCAACAAAGGCCACCGCATCCGCATCACCATCGCCAGCACCGGCGCCCCTTTGTATGAGCCCAACAATCAAACCGGTGGACGGCAGACGATGGATTGGATGAAGGACACGCAGACTGCCATCAATACCATCTGGCATGATCGCGCACGTCCCTCGTGCCTTCGTGTGCCGTTGCGAGTGGTGGGGAAGTAG
- a CDS encoding homoserine O-acetyltransferase encodes MFVIPMAVPPSNTTQAQFARVATPENPFRFTCGMELDDLTLAYETYGTLNTDKTNGILLFHALSGNQHAAGYCPTVPGTNGRWTEDCHRGWWELFIGPGKALDTDKFFIVCANFPGGCYGSTGPASTNPKTGKPYGAAFPQVSTADVVRSQARLLDLLGIEKLHAVIGPSVGGMMTLNFASLFPERVRLVVSIASGMKTTVLSRLGVFEQVMAIENDPHFKGGDFYGGPEPEYGLALARMISHKTFVHLDAIERRARGDVMQASDRLAWYKVGHNVESYMLHQGKKFVKRFDANTYLRICDMWLRYDPLRDAGLDNHGELFAISRKAGHHWLVFSIDSDFCFYPEEQAELVRWLEQAGVSNMHITVHSEKGHDSFLLEPALYTPHLAYTLKRGVTTDAAWEGDNLGL; translated from the coding sequence ATGTTTGTCATCCCCATGGCCGTCCCTCCCAGCAATACGACCCAGGCGCAGTTCGCGCGTGTGGCCACTCCTGAAAATCCGTTCCGCTTCACCTGCGGGATGGAGCTGGATGACCTGACGCTGGCCTACGAGACCTACGGTACGCTCAACACGGACAAGACCAACGGCATCCTCCTTTTCCACGCCCTCTCCGGCAATCAACATGCCGCCGGGTACTGCCCTACCGTGCCGGGCACCAATGGCCGATGGACGGAGGACTGCCATCGTGGGTGGTGGGAGCTTTTCATCGGGCCAGGCAAGGCGCTGGACACGGACAAGTTCTTCATTGTCTGCGCAAACTTCCCCGGAGGCTGCTACGGCAGCACGGGACCGGCATCCACCAACCCCAAGACCGGCAAGCCGTATGGCGCAGCCTTCCCACAGGTGAGCACGGCGGACGTGGTACGTTCCCAAGCACGGCTGCTCGACCTCCTTGGCATCGAGAAACTGCATGCGGTGATTGGGCCTTCGGTGGGTGGCATGATGACGCTGAACTTCGCGTCCCTCTTCCCCGAGCGTGTGCGCCTCGTCGTCTCCATCGCCAGCGGCATGAAGACCACGGTGCTCTCGCGCCTTGGCGTATTCGAGCAGGTGATGGCGATTGAAAACGATCCGCACTTCAAGGGCGGCGATTTCTACGGCGGCCCGGAGCCAGAGTATGGTCTGGCACTGGCGCGCATGATCTCACACAAGACGTTTGTGCACCTGGATGCCATCGAACGCCGCGCGCGTGGAGATGTGATGCAGGCCAGCGACCGCCTCGCCTGGTACAAGGTGGGCCACAATGTGGAGAGCTACATGCTCCACCAGGGAAAGAAGTTCGTGAAGCGCTTCGATGCCAACACGTACCTGCGCATCTGCGACATGTGGCTGCGCTACGATCCACTGCGTGATGCCGGATTGGACAATCACGGCGAGCTCTTCGCCATCAGCCGGAAGGCTGGACATCACTGGCTGGTCTTCAGCATCGACTCGGATTTCTGTTTCTATCCGGAAGAGCAGGCCGAGCTTGTACGCTGGCTGGAGCAGGCCGGAGTATCAAACATGCATATCACCGTGCACTCAGAGAAGGGGCATGACTCCTTCCTGCTGGAGCCGGCACTGTACACGCCGCACCTGGCCTACACGCTGAAGCGTGGGGTGACGACAGATGCGGCGTGGGAAGGGGATAATCTGGGGCTGTAG
- a CDS encoding polymer-forming cytoskeletal protein has translation MQSPDASEDPVLNEGAVLTVCWTEELLRNLDWKRLLEVVRALSVYSGYEPGSTAIEPTGAAQFFIEDPKARQKGRALVRLAPWSRWMATVDCVTGFVETLAAEGQIPGIYIAPAGSTPGAQTAARSRGIQLLDARLLAARLNELPQEYSEYFHDRTVSGVATVPTCPICFRPMTSAEEPDPGKVNVDDLPDLRYATQDIVGEPIHARRIEVLQSGEVHFLREVRAQDVVVNGVVKGDFVCDRSLLLNPGGVLYGSVAARSVLVRPGGALNGETRILQGPLEPIAKLARPWAWRCEHTPSQPGCEKVVFHPH, from the coding sequence ATGCAATCCCCAGATGCATCCGAGGACCCCGTCCTGAACGAGGGTGCCGTGCTGACGGTTTGCTGGACGGAGGAACTACTGCGCAACCTGGACTGGAAGCGTCTCTTGGAGGTCGTCCGCGCCCTATCCGTCTACTCCGGCTACGAGCCCGGCAGCACCGCGATTGAGCCCACGGGAGCGGCCCAGTTTTTCATCGAAGACCCCAAGGCGCGACAGAAGGGAAGAGCCCTGGTACGGCTCGCCCCGTGGAGTCGTTGGATGGCCACGGTCGACTGCGTGACCGGCTTTGTGGAGACCCTCGCTGCAGAGGGGCAGATTCCCGGCATCTACATCGCCCCGGCCGGTTCTACCCCCGGTGCCCAGACCGCGGCCCGGAGCCGGGGGATTCAGCTTCTGGATGCCCGCCTGCTCGCCGCCCGGCTGAATGAGCTGCCGCAGGAGTACAGCGAGTACTTCCATGACCGGACCGTCTCCGGCGTGGCCACGGTACCTACCTGTCCGATCTGCTTCCGGCCCATGACCAGCGCCGAGGAGCCTGACCCCGGAAAGGTGAATGTGGATGACCTGCCGGACCTGCGTTACGCCACCCAGGACATCGTGGGCGAACCCATCCACGCCCGCCGCATTGAGGTGCTACAGAGCGGGGAGGTGCATTTCCTGCGAGAAGTGCGCGCCCAGGACGTGGTGGTGAATGGCGTGGTGAAGGGCGACTTCGTCTGTGACCGCTCCCTCCTCCTGAATCCCGGTGGCGTGCTCTACGGAAGCGTCGCTGCCCGTTCTGTTCTGGTCCGCCCCGGCGGCGCCCTCAACGGCGAAACCCGCATCCTGCAGGGTCCCCTTGAGCCCATCGCCAAACTCGCCCGCCCTTGGGCCTGGCGCTGCGAGCACACCCCCAGCCAGCCCGGCTGTGAGAAGGTGGTGTTCCACCCGCATTGA
- a CDS encoding DUF2156 domain-containing protein: MMILGADAKNFNREEKWRMLAPHFLNHGTEALAYATLQQGMEYFVHDLGYISFTSVTHPVFARKLKRIVLSDPVCAPGNMRALIEAFMKENPSAVFAVISEECARILRQIGFKANTVGYEPVLDVQSYNTKGNWKELDMIKRARNEAKREGITIREVDISTVSQDQLNDLSARWIGGKKVNDREIWVYARRPVYEPEHGVRKFVAFDKDGVAVGYVFYDPMYRNGKPFGYSANTVRCDEQRYGRLATAIHMTAMDVFKPEGIEVLNLLMCPFVKLEQGIYNDDWATRMFFAISERYGNEIYNFKGLSFHKSKYRGTDRPVYFASNSPLPSNDVYLAFLTSDIANSYFSTMGRLLKGVVRETMFSK; encoded by the coding sequence ATGATGATTCTGGGTGCCGATGCAAAGAACTTCAACCGTGAAGAGAAATGGCGGATGCTTGCTCCGCATTTTCTCAATCACGGCACGGAAGCGCTGGCTTACGCGACCCTGCAGCAGGGCATGGAATACTTCGTCCATGACCTGGGATACATTTCCTTCACCAGCGTGACGCATCCGGTTTTTGCCCGGAAACTGAAGCGCATTGTTCTTTCGGATCCGGTTTGCGCACCGGGGAACATGCGGGCCTTGATCGAGGCCTTCATGAAGGAGAATCCATCCGCGGTCTTCGCGGTGATCTCCGAGGAGTGCGCGCGCATCCTGCGCCAGATTGGCTTCAAGGCAAACACCGTGGGCTATGAGCCGGTGCTGGACGTCCAGTCCTACAACACCAAGGGCAACTGGAAGGAACTGGACATGATCAAGCGCGCGCGCAACGAGGCAAAGCGCGAGGGCATCACCATCCGCGAGGTGGACATCTCCACCGTGTCCCAGGATCAGCTCAACGATCTCTCCGCCCGCTGGATTGGCGGCAAGAAGGTGAACGATCGCGAGATCTGGGTCTATGCGCGCCGGCCGGTGTATGAGCCTGAACACGGCGTGCGCAAGTTCGTGGCCTTCGACAAAGATGGCGTGGCCGTGGGCTATGTGTTCTACGATCCGATGTATCGGAACGGGAAACCCTTCGGCTACTCGGCAAACACGGTGCGCTGCGACGAACAACGCTACGGACGCCTCGCCACCGCAATCCACATGACCGCCATGGATGTCTTCAAACCCGAAGGCATCGAAGTGCTGAATCTGCTGATGTGCCCCTTCGTGAAGCTGGAGCAAGGCATCTACAATGATGACTGGGCCACGAGGATGTTCTTCGCCATCAGCGAGCGCTACGGCAACGAGATCTACAACTTCAAGGGCTTGTCCTTCCACAAGTCCAAGTACCGCGGCACCGACCGTCCCGTGTACTTTGCCTCGAACAGTCCCCTGCCCTCCAACGACGTCTACCTCGCCTTCCTGACCTCAGATATCGCCAACAGCTACTTCTCCACCATGGGCCGGTTGCTGAAGGGCGTGGTGAGGGAGACGATGTTCAGCAAGTAA